Genomic segment of Bacteroidota bacterium:
ATCTTAGTGGTATCAACTGTTTCATCGAGGGTGAATTGACGACTGAATGAACGTTGTATGTATTCATTGCGGACCCAACCGGCCTTTTCATCAGTGTGCTTTTTACTTTCGTTCTGGGTGAAAGAAACTTTGAGTTCGTTGTTTTGTACCTGTACTTTGAAGTTTTCCTTTTTACAACCTGGTGCAATAACATCTACCTCGTATTGTACATCTGTTTCGCGGACATTAACAGGTACGGCTTCTCTGCCGGTTATCTCACCAGTATTCCAAAAGTTACCGTCAAAAAACCTACTCAAGGTATTGTTGAAGATAGTATCGACAACATTACCCAAATCGTTTGCGTTTCTACCACTTGCTTTTTGAATTGTGTTTGTCATAATAACCTCCTTTTTATTTAATTGGTTTAAAAATAGATTACCAGATAAGAAATGGATTGTCTGTATCAGGCCATTCTTTTTTTTCACGTTTAAACAATTGGATGATCTTTCTCATAAATCATGTTTTAGAAAAATTTTGAACAAGCCCTATGCCGCTAGACGGTATTGGAAAAATCTGTCATTTTCACTGAAAAATTTTCAGACAAAACTGAAAAGAAGACATTTTCGGAGATAAACAATGTCGCTCATGTTGAGCATCCATGTGCAAAACTTGGCATCTTTTTTAATAGATAATGGAGAGTAGTCTTCCATTTTTAAGAGTACATTAAAAAATTAATGATGAATAAAGAATCAAAAAAGGATATCACCCAAAAAGGCGGTGTCACCGAAAAACAAGATAAAAATGCCGGCAGTGGTGCGTTCAACCAAGGTGCAAAGCAGGATCCGAAAATGAATGAGGGAGTGGCTGATGGAACGCCCAACCCTGATAAGGTTAGTAAGGAAAAAGAAAATCCAAGATCAGGTAAGGTTGGTTGACAAAGATTCAATGTGATCATAGTATAATTGGTTTCTATGGATGAAAATATTATAAAACTGGTCAGGGACTTAAATGATCTCGATCGGCAATTGGTAAAGGTGGAAGGTAAGATGATCAAGCCGAGCCAATGTTTCCGTTACGAAACAGATCCTTTCCATTTTATGTTTAATACTAATTGCCCCGAAGAACTAAAGCAACAAGTACAGTCCATCTTTGACAGGTACAAGTATATGCCTTCTCATAAAAATGATACATCATCCCAAAGAGTAAGATAAAGTGGCCCGCACGCAACGTACGTGACTGGCTCAATTCATGAACAAGGTTTAGCTGTTTTTAGCTTAATTTTGATATTCAATACTTAAAAACAGGGCTCGAATCTCATCCAAAAAAAAGTTTATACCCACACTTTATGCCTGAGGTTTTTGTTTTTAATGACTTCTTACATTGCTGTTTGAAGTCAGTCAAATTATATTAATAGTGCAACTTTGAAGGAGAAAAATATACTATTGTTCATTAACTTTAGCCGAATGAGAACAGACCAAATTAACTTGCTTCTTGCCGATGACGACATGGACGATTGTGATTTTTTCAAAGATGCATTGAACGACCTTTCTATTGCAACAAATCTAACACTCGTTCATAACGGAGTTGAACTCATGCAACTGCTAACTAAAAAAGAATTAGAACTTCCTCATGCACTTTACCTGGACTTCAACATGCCACGCAAAAATGGTTTCGAATGTTTAATTGAGATAAGATCGAATGAAAAATTAAAAGAACTTCCAATAATTATTTTTTCTACCTCGTTTGATAAAGAAGTTGTGGATCTGCTTTATGTAAATGGAGCAAATTATTATATAAGAAAGCCAGCTGAATTTTCAAACCTAAAAAAAGTAATTTTTAAATCACTCACACTAATTTTAGGAAACAATGATCAGCAACCTTTAAAAGAAAATTTCATTATCAATAGCATTTAACAATTGGATTTACTTTTATAACGAGATCAATACTAACGGTATATTTTAAAGACACTATTTATTTATGGCAAAGAAAAATACTAGTTTTCCTAAAACACCTACTGGCATAAACGGCCTGGATGAAATTACAAAAGGCGGTTTTCCAAAAGGTCGCCCTGTTCTTATTTGCGGCAGTGCCGGCTGTGGCAAAACTTTATTTGCCGCACAGTTTCTTGTAAAAGGAATTACTGATTACAACGAGCCTGGTGTATTTATGAGCTTTGAAGAAACTGCCAGCGACCTTTCACTAAATTTAAATTCATTAGGGTTTGACCTGGAAAAATTAAAATCAGAAAACAAGTTGCGTGTTGACCATGTACGCATCGAACGTTCGGAGATCGAAGAAACAGGAGAGTATGACCTGGAAGCACTTTTCATCCGGTTAAATCATGCCATTGATTCCGTCGGCGCAAAACGTGTAGTGCTCGATACCATCGAATCCATTTTTTCAGGAATGGAAGACATGGCAATTCTCCGTTCTGAAATACGCAGGCTGTTTGCCTGGCTGAAGGAAAAAGGAGTAACAGCAATAATAACAGGTGAACGTGGCGAAAAATCTTTAACGCGGCATGGATTGGAAGAATATGTTTCTGATTGTGTGATCCTGCTTGACTTCCGCGTGATAGACCAGATAGCTACCCGCAGGTTGCGTATTGTTAAATACCGTGGCAGCACTCACGGTACTAATGAGTATCCTTTTCTTATTGACGAAACTGGAATTTCAGTTATTCCCATTACATCTCTGCAATTAGACTACAAATCACCTACAACAATAATTTCTACAGGGCTACCGGCATTGGATAAATTTTTTTCAGGCAAGGGAATTTATAAAGCAAGCAGCACATTAATTACAGGTACGGCAGGTACGGCAAAAACAATTCTTGCTTCTCATTTTGCCATGAGCAGTTACAAACGTAAAGAGCCTGTTTTATATTTTTCTTTCGAAGAATCGCCTGACCAATTGATCAGGAATATTGCGTCAATAGGCATTAATTTTAAACCTGCAATTAGATCAAAGCTCCTCCATATACATGCATCACGACCGTCACTGCAGGGTTTGGAAATGCACTTGCTGGTGATGAATAAACTGATGGCGGAATTTAAGCCACGTACCGTAATTGTTGACCCTATCAGCAGTTTAATTACTGTCGGCAACAGCAGCGAAGTCAGGGCTATGTTAGTACGCCTGATGGACACGTTGAAAATGAATGAGATCAATGCTGTGTTTACTTCACTTACCCATTATAAAAGTGAATTTAATGATGCAACGGTAGATGCAGTTTCTTCCCTTGCCGATACCTGGATAGATTTGGATAATGGTCAAAAAAACGATGAACGGGTGCGAAGTTTGCAGATAATAAAAGCACGGGGTATGGGACATGCGATGAGCCTGCAAAATTTTACTATCACCAATAAAGGGATTCAATTTATTAGCAATGGCAAAAAGTAAGGATACAATGGCAAAACAAAAGAAATGGGAACTGCGTTTATATATAGCAGGGCAAACACCTAAATCAACGCTGGCATTAAAAAATATTACTCGTTATTGCGAAGAACATTTAGAAGGTGAGTATACCATCGAGGTAATTGACCTTTTAAAAAACCCGCAACTTGCCGAAGGTGACCAGATATTTGCCATTCCCACTTTGGTGAGAAAATTACCCGTACCCATCAGGAAAATAATTGGCGATTTGTCTAATGAAGAAAAAGTATTGGTTGGTTTAAACATCCGTACATTAAAAACTCAAAACTGATGGCAAAGAAAAAAGGACCCTCTCCGGATATAATTATTGAAGGTAAACTAGTGTTACAATTATACGTATCGGGGATGTCGCCAAAATCAGTGGAAGCCATTCAAAACATAAAACAACTTTGCGATGAATATTTAAAGGATGCATTTGAGTTAGAGATAATAGATATCTACAAAAACCCTGAGCTTGCCTCGGAACAAAGTATTGTATTCAGTCCCTCACTCATCAAGCAATTACCACTGCCGAAAAAAGTTTTAATAGGAACTCTAAAAGACAGTGAGAAAGTAATTAAGGCCCTTGGGATCACTTTCAGAAATGCAGTATGAAAAAAGAATTGACAATTGAGGAATTGCAATTGCAAAATGCAGAGCTTATCAATCGTCTTGAGGAAGCGGAGCAGCTTATTGAAGCCATTAAAGCAGGAGAAGTAGATGCTTTTGCCCTTAACAGGAATAACCAACCGGAAATATTTACACTGCAAAGTGGTGACTACGGCTACCGTATGCTGGTAGAAAATATTAATGAAGGCGCTGTCACATTAGCAGAAGATGGTCTCATAGTTTATACCAATAATTATTTTCATGAACTTCTGGGCATTTCTTACGAGGATGTTATTGGCAACACTGTTTTTAATTTTATTCATCCCGATTCAAAAGAAACTTTCAACGAACTTTTCAAAAAAGGATTGGAAGAAAAAAGTAAGGGAGAAATTAACCTGGTTGCCGGAGATAAAATTATTTGTGCCTATGTTTCACTCACTTCATTATTTCCTACACTTCAAACAGTAGGAATGATCGTGACCGATCTTACCGAAAAGAAAAACCAGGAAGAAGCTTTGCGGTTAAGTGAGGAAAAATTCAACAAACTTTTTTCATCTGCCCCATTGGGTCTTGGTCTATCTGAAATTTCTACAGGCAGGCTGGTAGATGTGAATCAAACGTTGCTTGATATGATCGGGTACACAAGGGATGAATACATCGGTAAAACCTCGCTGGAATTAGACATTATGACAAAAAGTGGCAGGGACAAAGTTGTAGAGCAAGTCTCCAAAAATGGGTTTGTAAGAAACTTAGAAATTAACCTTCGCACAAAATCAGGAAAAATAATTCCCGTTCTCAATTCTATCGAAACCATTACTATCAATGATAAAAAATATTTCCTGGGTGCCATGGTTGATATTACACAACGCAAGGACACAGAGAAAGAAATAGAGCAGAAAAACACCGACCTGGAAAAAATGAACATAGAGCTCCAATCGTTTGCCTACATTTCCAGTCATGACATGCAAGAACCGTTACGTAAAATTCAAATCTTTGCTACACGTATCATCGAAAAAGAAGTGGATAATCTATCCGAAAATGCAAAAGAACAATTTCAAAAGATGCAAAACGCAGCAAAGCGGATGCAAACTTTAATAGAAGATCTCCTTGCTTATTCACGAGCCAAAACATCTGAACGGCATTTTGAAAAAACTGACCTCAATAAAATTATTGAAGTAGTAAAAGATGATCTAAAGGAAGAACTAAAAGAAAAACAAGCCACTATTGAAGTTGCAAAATTATGTAATGCAGAAGTGATCCCATTCCAATTTCGGCAAATGATGCACAACCTGATTGGTAACTCACTCAAATTTTCACTTCCCGATCAACCACCACATATCAAAATAGAAAGTCAAATTGTCAAAGGGATAAAGCTCAACAATGAAAAACTTTCACCTGAAGTTAAGTATTGTCATATCTCTATTACTGATAACGGCATTGGTTTTGAACCCGAGTTCAAAGAAAAAATATTTGAAGTATTCCAACGCCTGCATCGCAAGGATCAATATAAGGGCACGGGCATAGGGCTTGCCATCGTTAAAAAAATTGTTGAGAATCACAACGGAGAAATTACTGCCGAAAGTGAAGTGGGTAAAGGGGCGAGGTTCAATATTTTTCTTCCTGCAACTTAAAAACAAGGCGAGATATAATGCTTACCTAGAAGAAGACACCCAGGTTAAGAACAATTCCCTCTAAGCGATCTTTAATATAATCGTTGCTGCCGACGGTAGTTACAAAAGTTGCGTTTACATATTTAATGGATAAATTCATATGTGATTTGCTATCCATTATTCCCGCCCCGGCTTCTGCCAAAAAACCACCCTTACTATATGTTGTCGAAGCAAGCTGTTTATTTCTTATTCCATAACCGGCAGACAGATCGATATATGGGCGGATCCTTTCTTTTGCATCGGTAGGAGAGACTTTGAAATTTCCAGTAAGAGGAAAATAAACACCTTCCATTTCTCTTAAATGGGTTACGCCTATTTGTAATCCCATATAAAGATGATTAACTACCGTTGTGCCTAAAACAAATTCAATACCCGGATTTAAACTATTGTCTTTAAAAAACATATTAGTGGCAGACATAAAAATGGCTGATGGATCCTTTTTTTCAGTTTGTCCATTACATATTGATGTAGTGAAAAAAAAGGAGATATAAAATAGAGGTTTCATTATTAGGTTTTATGGTTCTCTTAAATAAGAATTTCCGTAATTAAAGATGGCAGAATCTCCCTACTCTTTTGAAGAAATATACTTTTCGTCCGCCCCGGGTATTCGCAGTTAGTCTTAAACAAATATAATGAATAATAAAGCGAGATTTCGGGAGTGAGCAATTTGAACGTCCTTCTGCGACTGATAAAAGACGCTTGTTTTACGTAAATTGAAGAAAATTAACAGAAATGAAAACCGCAATTGTGACCGGGGCATCAGGTAATCTTGGGCAGGCAGTGGTTAAAAAATTTATTGACGAAGGTTTTAAAGTTATTGGTACGGTTGTTCCTAATGATCCGGTGCAAATGGATTTTTCGGCTGAGCATTTTGAAAAAGTAGTGGTTGATCTGATGAATGAAGACAATTCAGCAAAATTTGTGGGAGATATAATTTCAAAGCATGGTTCAGTTGATGCTGCGGTTTTAACAGTGGGTGGATTTGCAATGGGTAAAATTGCAGATACAAAAACAGCGGATATCAATAAGCAGTATAAACTGAATTTTGAAACAACATACAATGTAGCCCAACCTGTATTTGTGCAAATGATGCAACAAAACAGCGGAAGAATTTTTATTATTGGCTCCAAACCCGGATTAAGCGCAACAAACGGAAAAGGGATGGCAGCTTACAGTTTGGGTAAATCACTTATTTTCCGTTTGGCAGAACTGATGAATGATGAAGCAAAGGGACATAATGTAGTAACCAGCGTAGTTGTTCCCAGTACAATTGATACTCCTCAAAATCGAAAATCAATGCCCGATTCAGACCCATCCAAATGGGTGAAACCGGAAGCGATCGCTGATATTATATATTTCCATTGCACAGAAGCTGCAGCCGTTTTGCGAGAACCGGTAATTAAGGTTTATAATAACGCATAGTCTTTCTGATACGATTCCTGAAATTTCTTTATAGAATTTTAGCCAACCTGAGTAGAAATCATTTCTACTTTAGTGAATAGCCTGTCTGCTTTAGTGCTGTTTTGCACAATCTCCTGTATGTGATAGTAGTTTTGTTGTAAATATTTCTTATGTATAGCTTATACAGCAAAATTATGAGTGATCCTAGTTACTTCAAACAGTTAAGTGTTGGTGAAAAGTTGATTGCCATGTTTAACTGTCCGCTCGAGTCTAAGTTCGCTGATACCTGGAGCCATCATAACTATATCATCTATGTGATAGAGGGCCGAAAGATCTGGCATACTTCTCATGGGTCTTATGATCTAAGAAAAAACAGTTGTGTGCTGGTAAGAAAAGGTGCTTGTATTGTTGAGCAATTTTTTGATACTTCATTTTGCCTGGTTATATTTTTTCTGCCAGACGAGTTTATTTGTGATGTGTTAAAAACAAAAAAGACGCCTATATATAAACACGGAAAAAAATTTGAACCTGTTATTTCTATTGATAACAATCCTCCAGTTGAAGCCTTCTTTCATTCCATGATCCCCTATTTTAATACTAATCAACAGCCCGATCAGTCATTATTGGAATTAAAATTCAGAGAATTAGTGCTGACGCTTGCTGATAATCCGAAGAATGCAGAACTATTATCTTATTTCTGTTCACTGTTGCACGAGCCACAAACAATATCCTTGCAAAGAGTAATGGAAGAAAATTACTGTTTCAATTTAAAACTGGAAGAGTTTGCCAAACTCTGCAACCGCAGTTTATCTGCATTCAAAAGAGATTTCCAAAAAATATTTGATACTACTCCCGGTAAATGGCTGATGGAAAAACGACTTCACCAGGCAATGCACCTGCTTACGAATCTTAAAAAAACTGTTTCCGAAGTTTCATTTGAAGCAGGTTTTGAAAACTCCTCGCATTTCAGCCGTGCATTCCGCCAGTATTTTGGCTTTAGTCCTGCAAATGCAAGATTACAAACAGCAGTCTGAACTTCACAGTCAAATAACTGAACGTTTCAGCAAAGTCTTTCTGTAAGCATGCAAATAGTTTTGTGCTGTTAACCATTTAATCATTTAAATCTTATTTGTATGAGTACAAAAGAAGTACAGGGAAGATTGTGGAGCGTTGCACCGCAATACTGGTCAAAATTTTTTGAACCATTCTTTCTTCCTCTTTACAAAAAAACAATTGAGCAACTTCAGTTGGATGAAAACAAGTTGTTGCTGGATGCAGGTTGCGGCTCCGGCTTATTCAGTCACATGGTCATTAATACAGGAGCACAGTTGATCGGTGTTGATGCAGCACCGGGTTTGCTCGAACTAGCCCGTGAAAGAAATCCGCAAAACAGTTTTTTGGAAGAAGATCTTGAGGCATTGCCTTTTGCATCAGACAGTTTTCATGTGGTTGCTGGATTTAATTCATTTCAGTACGCCGGAAATTTTACCGGTGCACTGGCGGAAGCCAAACGTGTCTTAAAAAAAGGAGGCCGTTTGGTGATCGGTATCTGGGATAAACCTGAGATGAGTGACGCCACAAATATTTTAAAAGCAATTGGTTCTTTATTACCTCCACCGCCGCCGGGCACACCGGGTCCATTCGCTTTATCAGAAGATGGAAAAATTGAAAGCATTTGCGATTCACTGGAATTAAAAATGCTTTACAAAACCAAAGTGAGCTGTCCATTTTTGTATTACAGCCTTAATGATGGTATCAGGAGCTTTCTCGGTACGGGGCCTGCAGCAGCAGCAATGAATTTTGCCAGCGAAAAGCAGGTACAGCAAGTAATTGCAAACGCATTACAGCCCTATCATCTCACGGAGGAATTGTATCATCTTCAAAACAGTTTCTTATTATTTATTGTTGAAAAATAAACCATTAACAAAAACCGTCTGCTAAAGGCAGGCATTAAACTTTAAATTTTAAACGATCATGAAAAAGATTTTCTTTATTCTTACTATCCTGGCATCAATTTTTGCTGCCTGTAACAAATCCGTTGTACCTGTAGTTAAATCACAATTTCAGGAACAATCATCTGAGTTAATTATTGACTGGACAAATGTTCAACTTCGTCTTATAAGAAATACAACAGGGGTTACTCATCCTGCTTATTCAAGACATTTTTCTTATACAGGTATTGCTATCTATGAATCATTGGTACATGGAGATAATAAAAAGATAAGTATTGCCCCGTTGCTAAATGGATCTGTGCATTTACCGGCACCACCATCTGCCAATCATGTCTACTTTCCTATTTCAGCCAATGCCGCATTTGCAAGTATGTTCCGGTTTTTTTATTCGGCGAAGGAAGCTAACCTGCAGATCATTGATTCAATTGAACAGGCATACAAAACCAGGTACACAAATGAAATAGGTAGCAATTTTGATGTTGACAGATCAATTCAGTATGGAAAAGATATAGCTGCTGCAGTGATTGAATTGAGTAAACAGGACGGCGCATCTAATGCATCTATTCCTTATACACCATTAGGCGTAGGATATTGGGAAGCCACACCTCCGGCATTTGGAGTTCCAGCAGTACCGGGTTGGGGAAATAACAGAACTATTTTGCCTGGCAGTATCAGCAATACGACACCTGCTGCACCGCTTGCATTTTCAAAAGATGCTGGTACACCCTTTTATAATATGGTTAAGGAAGTATATGATGTTTCGCAATCGCTTACTGATGAACAAAAAATAATTGCAAACTTTTGGGATGATCTGCCAAACGGGAAATACATATCCGCTTTCGGACATTGGTTTAATATTCTGAAGCAGATCTTGCAGAATGAAAATACATCACTCATGAAAGGGGCTGATGCATATCTACGCCTCGGCATTACTATGAATGAATCAACGATCAGTTGCTGGAAATCGAAATATACATTCCACCAGTTGCGACCGATTACGTATATAAGAAAGTATATGGGCAATGCAGGATGGAATTCTTTTATCGGGACTCCGGCCCATCCTGAATACCTCGCTGCGCATGCAACTATTTCTTCATCTGCTGCATATGCATTGGAATCAGTATTTGGGAAAAATTATTTATTTGCAGATCATACTTATGAAAGCATTGGAATGCCTGTAAGAAACTATAACAGTATTGAAGCCGCAGGTTTAGAAGCAGGCATGTCAAGATTGTATGGGGGCATTCACTATCGTCAATCGATCGATGCTGGTAAAATATGTGGAAATAAAGTAGGGGAGAATGTAAAAACGATTTTAAGGACGGATAAATAAGCAGGTAATAAGGTTTGGTTTCAGAAACGGCTATGAACTATTTCATGGCCGGTTTCTTTTTATTATTTGAAAATTTTTATAATCAAAAACCTGTTGAATTTATTTCCATGGGCATGGAATAACATAAGATGGTTTGTTCCTTCCTCTGAGTATAAATGATACTTCGTAAGTATTCGGCTTGTTAGCAGCATCATTCAATTTAGAGATGGTAGCATCATAGCTTATTCCAAACTGGAAATCTTTATACGTTAAACCGAAATAAGGTATCACCGCATTTTTTGACCAATACCATAAACCGCCATTGAGCATTATATCCGGGTTGCTCGGTAGAAAATAACCCAGGGCTCCCCCGACAGAATAGTACTGCGCAGTTGATTGTTTTTGAAAAATAGTATTGAAACTTAGTACTGTATTCTCAGTAATATAGGTTTCAAAATTTGCATGTGCCACATACCTGATCGGTAGAATTTGCTGGTCGTCTTGCAAAAAAGTTTGTTTAGGACGGTTTACATGAAAAGCAGCGCCACCAATATCAATATTTGTTTTTTCAGAAACGATACTGTAGAGCAAACCGGTGCTGACTGAGACATAAGCTTTCATATTGGATAAACTCGTTTCTCCATGTGGCAGGTTTGTATTAAATCCATAACCGGTAAACTGTTCTTCGAAATCAACACCGCTGAAATCAATTTTACGCTGACCGAATAT
This window contains:
- a CDS encoding Hsp20/alpha crystallin family protein codes for the protein MTNTIQKASGRNANDLGNVVDTIFNNTLSRFFDGNFWNTGEITGREAVPVNVRETDVQYEVDVIAPGCKKENFKVQVQNNELKVSFTQNESKKHTDEKAGWVRNEYIQRSFSRQFTLDETVDTTKIDAQYVDGILRVILPKNEQAKQPLLTINVK
- a CDS encoding response regulator, which translates into the protein MRTDQINLLLADDDMDDCDFFKDALNDLSIATNLTLVHNGVELMQLLTKKELELPHALYLDFNMPRKNGFECLIEIRSNEKLKELPIIIFSTSFDKEVVDLLYVNGANYYIRKPAEFSNLKKVIFKSLTLILGNNDQQPLKENFIINSI
- the kaiC gene encoding circadian clock protein KaiC; this encodes MAKKNTSFPKTPTGINGLDEITKGGFPKGRPVLICGSAGCGKTLFAAQFLVKGITDYNEPGVFMSFEETASDLSLNLNSLGFDLEKLKSENKLRVDHVRIERSEIEETGEYDLEALFIRLNHAIDSVGAKRVVLDTIESIFSGMEDMAILRSEIRRLFAWLKEKGVTAIITGERGEKSLTRHGLEEYVSDCVILLDFRVIDQIATRRLRIVKYRGSTHGTNEYPFLIDETGISVIPITSLQLDYKSPTTIISTGLPALDKFFSGKGIYKASSTLITGTAGTAKTILASHFAMSSYKRKEPVLYFSFEESPDQLIRNIASIGINFKPAIRSKLLHIHASRPSLQGLEMHLLVMNKLMAEFKPRTVIVDPISSLITVGNSSEVRAMLVRLMDTLKMNEINAVFTSLTHYKSEFNDATVDAVSSLADTWIDLDNGQKNDERVRSLQIIKARGMGHAMSLQNFTITNKGIQFISNGKK
- a CDS encoding circadian clock protein KaiB (Decreases the phosphorylation of KaiC, a component of the main circadian regulator in cyanobacteria), producing the protein MAKQKKWELRLYIAGQTPKSTLALKNITRYCEEHLEGEYTIEVIDLLKNPQLAEGDQIFAIPTLVRKLPVPIRKIIGDLSNEEKVLVGLNIRTLKTQN
- a CDS encoding circadian clock protein KaiB; translation: MAKKKGPSPDIIIEGKLVLQLYVSGMSPKSVEAIQNIKQLCDEYLKDAFELEIIDIYKNPELASEQSIVFSPSLIKQLPLPKKVLIGTLKDSEKVIKALGITFRNAV
- a CDS encoding PAS domain S-box protein, encoding MKKELTIEELQLQNAELINRLEEAEQLIEAIKAGEVDAFALNRNNQPEIFTLQSGDYGYRMLVENINEGAVTLAEDGLIVYTNNYFHELLGISYEDVIGNTVFNFIHPDSKETFNELFKKGLEEKSKGEINLVAGDKIICAYVSLTSLFPTLQTVGMIVTDLTEKKNQEEALRLSEEKFNKLFSSAPLGLGLSEISTGRLVDVNQTLLDMIGYTRDEYIGKTSLELDIMTKSGRDKVVEQVSKNGFVRNLEINLRTKSGKIIPVLNSIETITINDKKYFLGAMVDITQRKDTEKEIEQKNTDLEKMNIELQSFAYISSHDMQEPLRKIQIFATRIIEKEVDNLSENAKEQFQKMQNAAKRMQTLIEDLLAYSRAKTSERHFEKTDLNKIIEVVKDDLKEELKEKQATIEVAKLCNAEVIPFQFRQMMHNLIGNSLKFSLPDQPPHIKIESQIVKGIKLNNEKLSPEVKYCHISITDNGIGFEPEFKEKIFEVFQRLHRKDQYKGTGIGLAIVKKIVENHNGEITAESEVGKGARFNIFLPAT
- a CDS encoding SDR family NAD(P)-dependent oxidoreductase — protein: MKTAIVTGASGNLGQAVVKKFIDEGFKVIGTVVPNDPVQMDFSAEHFEKVVVDLMNEDNSAKFVGDIISKHGSVDAAVLTVGGFAMGKIADTKTADINKQYKLNFETTYNVAQPVFVQMMQQNSGRIFIIGSKPGLSATNGKGMAAYSLGKSLIFRLAELMNDEAKGHNVVTSVVVPSTIDTPQNRKSMPDSDPSKWVKPEAIADIIYFHCTEAAAVLREPVIKVYNNA
- a CDS encoding helix-turn-helix transcriptional regulator, with the protein product MYSLYSKIMSDPSYFKQLSVGEKLIAMFNCPLESKFADTWSHHNYIIYVIEGRKIWHTSHGSYDLRKNSCVLVRKGACIVEQFFDTSFCLVIFFLPDEFICDVLKTKKTPIYKHGKKFEPVISIDNNPPVEAFFHSMIPYFNTNQQPDQSLLELKFRELVLTLADNPKNAELLSYFCSLLHEPQTISLQRVMEENYCFNLKLEEFAKLCNRSLSAFKRDFQKIFDTTPGKWLMEKRLHQAMHLLTNLKKTVSEVSFEAGFENSSHFSRAFRQYFGFSPANARLQTAV
- a CDS encoding class I SAM-dependent methyltransferase, with the protein product MSTKEVQGRLWSVAPQYWSKFFEPFFLPLYKKTIEQLQLDENKLLLDAGCGSGLFSHMVINTGAQLIGVDAAPGLLELARERNPQNSFLEEDLEALPFASDSFHVVAGFNSFQYAGNFTGALAEAKRVLKKGGRLVIGIWDKPEMSDATNILKAIGSLLPPPPPGTPGPFALSEDGKIESICDSLELKMLYKTKVSCPFLYYSLNDGIRSFLGTGPAAAAMNFASEKQVQQVIANALQPYHLTEELYHLQNSFLLFIVEK
- a CDS encoding vanadium-dependent haloperoxidase, which encodes MKKIFFILTILASIFAACNKSVVPVVKSQFQEQSSELIIDWTNVQLRLIRNTTGVTHPAYSRHFSYTGIAIYESLVHGDNKKISIAPLLNGSVHLPAPPSANHVYFPISANAAFASMFRFFYSAKEANLQIIDSIEQAYKTRYTNEIGSNFDVDRSIQYGKDIAAAVIELSKQDGASNASIPYTPLGVGYWEATPPAFGVPAVPGWGNNRTILPGSISNTTPAAPLAFSKDAGTPFYNMVKEVYDVSQSLTDEQKIIANFWDDLPNGKYISAFGHWFNILKQILQNENTSLMKGADAYLRLGITMNESTISCWKSKYTFHQLRPITYIRKYMGNAGWNSFIGTPAHPEYLAAHATISSSAAYALESVFGKNYLFADHTYESIGMPVRNYNSIEAAGLEAGMSRLYGGIHYRQSIDAGKICGNKVGENVKTILRTDK
- a CDS encoding type IX secretion system membrane protein PorP/SprF, with protein sequence MKALNKILMIAGMLMTTTQLTAQDPSFSQFFSSPLNVNPALTAHINADWRAIANFRDQWLGPASPYATGTASFDTKIFNKRYTGVEEGNVAGAGIMMMYDKAMGGVVKSSYASTNFSYRIKLSNGDVKHKLGAGFGAIFGQRKIDFSGVDFEEQFTGYGFNTNLPHGETSLSNMKAYVSVSTGLLYSIVSEKTNIDIGGAAFHVNRPKQTFLQDDQQILPIRYVAHANFETYITENTVLSFNTIFQKQSTAQYYSVGGALGYFLPSNPDIMLNGGLWYWSKNAVIPYFGLTYKDFQFGISYDATISKLNDAANKPNTYEVSFILRGRNKPSYVIPCPWK